The following are encoded in a window of Longibacter salinarum genomic DNA:
- the rnc gene encoding ribonuclease III — translation MSSHSKTPADGAPLTTSMVSDLLQTPIQDLTLYRRALTHRSMLRSRNREANESNERLEFLGDALLDLIVGELLYHRFADRNEGFLTRLRAKLVSGKVLAEYARRIDLGDYLLMSKNAAKGEGRDNQSILADAFEAIVGALYLEQGYEAARTFVRDEVLDGIDLLEVAEQEENYKSLLLERMQADGRPQPTYRVIQEEGPSHDKTFTVEALVDDTAYGQGQAGSKKQAEQQAAREALKTINNSS, via the coding sequence ATGTCCTCCCATTCGAAGACACCGGCCGATGGTGCCCCACTCACCACGTCCATGGTGTCCGACCTCCTCCAAACCCCCATTCAGGATCTTACTCTGTACCGTCGCGCACTGACGCACCGGTCGATGCTTCGAAGCCGAAACCGGGAAGCCAACGAGTCGAACGAACGACTCGAGTTTCTGGGCGATGCGCTGCTCGACCTGATCGTCGGTGAACTTCTCTACCATCGCTTTGCCGATCGAAACGAAGGATTTCTCACCCGGCTGCGCGCCAAGCTCGTCAGCGGCAAAGTGCTCGCCGAGTACGCCCGTCGGATCGATCTCGGCGACTACCTTCTCATGAGCAAAAACGCCGCGAAGGGCGAGGGGCGAGATAACCAGAGCATTCTCGCTGACGCGTTCGAGGCCATTGTCGGCGCGCTCTACCTCGAGCAGGGATACGAGGCGGCGCGAACATTCGTCCGAGATGAGGTCCTGGACGGCATCGACCTGCTGGAGGTGGCGGAGCAGGAGGAAAACTACAAAAGCCTGCTACTTGAGCGGATGCAGGCCGACGGTCGCCCCCAACCGACGTATCGCGTCATCCAGGAGGAAGGCCCGAGCCACGACAAAACGTTTACCGTCGAAGCCCTCGTCGACGACACTGCCTACGGACAGGGTCAGGCCGGGAGCAAGAAACAGGCAGAACAGCAGGCCGCGCGGGAGGCGCTGAAAACGATCAATAATAGTTCATAG
- a CDS encoding zinc-dependent alcohol dehydrogenase family protein, translating to MNAWVIEEFGGPEVFRKTTRSVPSPGPDEVLIDVAATSVNPIDYKLRSGVAEAFAPDLPAILHGDVSGTVVAVGDDVDTFEVGDRVYGCAGGFKGAPHGALADFMPADADLLAPMPESLTFEQAAALPLVTITAWEALIEKATIGPTDHVLVHGATGGVGHVGLQIAHAHGAQVSVTASSSDALNMAMDLGADHGIRYDEEAVSDYVDRLTDGTGFDVVFDTVGGDNIERCFEATRLNGRMATIAAREEHNLLHAYVKGLSIHTVLMLIPMLHGVDRARHGQILRDANVLIEGGKLRPLVDERTFTFDDIGAAHEYTASGAHHGKVVVTRTAADPA from the coding sequence ATGAATGCGTGGGTCATCGAGGAATTTGGTGGCCCAGAGGTTTTTAGAAAAACGACGCGCTCCGTTCCGTCGCCCGGCCCCGACGAAGTCCTCATCGATGTAGCCGCAACGAGCGTCAACCCCATCGACTACAAGCTCCGGAGCGGCGTGGCGGAGGCGTTTGCGCCCGACCTGCCGGCCATCCTGCACGGGGATGTCTCCGGCACGGTTGTCGCCGTCGGGGACGATGTCGACACGTTCGAGGTCGGCGATAGGGTTTACGGATGCGCAGGCGGATTTAAAGGGGCTCCGCACGGCGCGCTGGCCGACTTCATGCCGGCCGATGCCGATCTGCTGGCGCCGATGCCCGAGTCTCTCACATTCGAGCAGGCCGCCGCGCTTCCGCTGGTCACGATCACGGCCTGGGAAGCACTCATCGAGAAAGCCACGATTGGCCCGACGGATCACGTCCTGGTTCACGGCGCAACGGGCGGCGTCGGGCACGTTGGACTGCAGATCGCGCATGCACATGGTGCGCAGGTCTCGGTCACGGCGTCGTCCAGTGACGCGCTCAACATGGCGATGGACCTCGGTGCCGACCACGGCATTCGCTACGACGAAGAGGCCGTGTCCGACTACGTCGACCGACTCACCGATGGCACCGGATTCGACGTCGTTTTTGACACCGTCGGCGGCGACAACATCGAGCGCTGCTTCGAGGCGACCCGTCTCAACGGTCGCATGGCCACGATTGCCGCGCGCGAAGAACACAACCTTCTGCACGCCTATGTCAAGGGGCTGTCGATCCACACCGTCCTGATGCTCATCCCGATGTTGCATGGCGTCGACCGCGCCCGCCACGGACAGATCCTCCGCGATGCCAACGTCCTCATCGAAGGCGGCAAACTCCGCCCACTGGTGGACGAACGAACCTTCACGTTCGACGATATCGGTGCCGCTCACGAGTACACCGCCTCTGGCGCGCATCATGGCAAGGTCGTCGTCACCCGAACGGCTGCCGACCCAGCTTGA
- a CDS encoding NAD-dependent succinate-semialdehyde dehydrogenase, with protein sequence MAYQTVSPTTGEEIARYSTHDADEIDERLNWAMEAFKDHRDRTYNARAERLETVADLLEKRAREYGELMTREMGKPIDQAVSEAEKCAWVCRYYAQHAESFLADEPEETPAKRSFVAYEPLGPIFAVMPWNFPFWQAFRCAAPALMAGNVVLLKHASNVQGCADAMEDLFKEAGFENHEFQVVRPARKHVSDIIQDRRVRGSALTGSVAAGSAIGREAGDAIKPSVLELGGSDPFIVLDDADLDRAVDIGVTARMQNNGQSCIAAKRFILHSSIAKEFTRRFISAVEDLKVGDPMDDMTDIGPMAREDLRDTVHDQVERAIRDGAVAEAGGHSVDRDGFFYKPTVLTEVERGTVAFDEEIFGPVASLIVAEDAREAVDLANDTRFGLGASIFTEDREKGERLARRVEAGCVFVNEMVKSDPRLPFGGVKDSGYGRELSRHGIREFVNAKTIWVE encoded by the coding sequence ATGGCCTATCAGACGGTTTCGCCGACGACCGGAGAAGAGATCGCTCGTTACAGCACCCACGACGCGGATGAGATCGATGAACGGCTGAACTGGGCGATGGAGGCGTTCAAGGATCATCGAGACCGCACGTACAATGCGCGGGCCGAGCGGCTGGAGACGGTGGCTGATCTGCTGGAAAAACGGGCCCGTGAGTACGGCGAGCTGATGACTCGGGAAATGGGCAAGCCGATCGACCAGGCGGTGTCGGAGGCCGAGAAGTGCGCCTGGGTCTGCCGCTACTACGCGCAGCATGCGGAGTCCTTTCTGGCAGACGAGCCGGAGGAGACGCCGGCCAAACGGAGCTTCGTGGCGTACGAACCGCTCGGGCCGATCTTCGCGGTGATGCCGTGGAATTTCCCGTTCTGGCAGGCGTTCCGCTGCGCGGCACCGGCGCTCATGGCCGGCAACGTCGTTCTGCTGAAGCACGCATCCAATGTGCAGGGCTGCGCGGACGCGATGGAGGATCTGTTCAAGGAGGCAGGCTTCGAAAACCACGAATTTCAGGTGGTGCGTCCGGCCAGGAAGCATGTTTCGGACATCATCCAGGATCGTCGCGTGCGTGGAAGCGCGCTCACAGGGAGCGTGGCTGCCGGCTCGGCCATCGGGCGAGAGGCGGGAGATGCGATCAAGCCCTCCGTCCTCGAACTCGGTGGATCGGACCCGTTCATCGTGCTCGACGACGCAGATCTTGACAGGGCCGTCGACATCGGCGTGACGGCGCGGATGCAGAACAATGGACAGAGCTGCATCGCGGCGAAACGATTCATCCTGCACTCGTCGATCGCAAAGGAATTCACGCGCCGGTTCATCTCGGCTGTTGAGGACCTCAAGGTCGGCGACCCGATGGATGACATGACGGACATTGGGCCGATGGCGCGGGAGGACCTGCGTGACACGGTCCACGATCAGGTTGAGCGGGCGATTCGCGACGGTGCGGTGGCAGAGGCCGGCGGGCATTCGGTCGACCGGGACGGCTTCTTCTACAAGCCGACGGTCCTTACGGAGGTCGAGCGGGGAACGGTTGCGTTCGACGAGGAGATCTTCGGTCCTGTCGCGTCGCTTATCGTTGCGGAGGACGCTCGTGAGGCGGTCGACCTGGCCAATGATACGCGGTTTGGTCTCGGCGCGTCGATCTTTACCGAAGACCGGGAAAAAGGCGAACGGCTCGCCCGGCGAGTTGAGGCAGGCTGCGTCTTTGTCAATGAGATGGTGAAAAGCGACCCGCGCTTGCCGTTCGGTGGCGTCAAGGACAGCGGCTACGGCCGGGAGCTTTCACGGCACGGCATTCGGGAGTTTGTCAATGCCAAGACGATCTGGGTCGAATGA